Proteins encoded in a region of the Frondihabitans sp. 762G35 genome:
- the trmD gene encoding tRNA (guanosine(37)-N1)-methyltransferase TrmD: MRIDIVTIFPEFFGVLDVSLLGRARQQKLLDVAVHDLRDFTHDRHRTVDDTPYGGGAGMVMKPEPWGEALDAILQDPPPGTIVVVPSPAGTPFTQAQARELALAPRLVFTCGRYEGIDQRVIDHAATRENVEVREVSLGDYVLNGGEVAAMAMIEAIGRLVPGVVGNPESLTEESHEDGLLEYPSYTKPSVWRGLEVPPILLGGNHGAIASWRREQQLERTRRVRPDLLPD; this comes from the coding sequence CCTCCTCGGCAGGGCCCGCCAGCAGAAGCTGCTCGACGTCGCCGTCCACGACCTCCGCGACTTCACGCACGACCGTCACCGCACCGTCGACGACACCCCGTACGGCGGGGGAGCGGGGATGGTCATGAAGCCCGAGCCGTGGGGCGAGGCGCTCGACGCGATCCTGCAGGATCCCCCTCCCGGAACGATCGTCGTCGTACCCTCGCCGGCCGGCACCCCGTTCACCCAGGCTCAGGCGCGCGAGCTCGCCCTGGCGCCCCGGCTCGTGTTCACCTGCGGCCGCTACGAGGGGATCGACCAGCGCGTGATCGACCACGCCGCGACCCGCGAGAACGTCGAGGTCCGCGAGGTCAGCCTGGGCGACTACGTCCTCAACGGGGGCGAGGTCGCGGCGATGGCCATGATCGAGGCCATCGGCAGGCTGGTTCCGGGCGTCGTCGGCAACCCGGAGAGCCTGACCGAGGAGAGCCACGAGGACGGCCTGCTCGAGTACCCGAGCTACACCAAGCCCTCCGTGTGGCGTGGGCTCGAGGTGCCCCCGATCCTGCTCGGCGGCAACCACGGGGCGATCGCCTCCTGGCGCCGCGAGCAGCAGCTCGAGCGCACCCGTCGCGTGCGGCCCGACCTCCTGCCCGACTGA
- the map gene encoding type I methionyl aminopeptidase yields the protein MIDLRTPGEIDAMKAAGRFVASVLEATRDAARPGVNLLELDALAHEMIRGAEAESCYIDYHPSFGASPFGKVICTSVNDAVLHGLPHDYALRDGDLLSLDFAAKVDGWVADSAISLVVGGRASAQDARLIATCEQALARGIAAAQPGGRIGDISAAIGAVAHEAGYSVNLQFGGHGVGTEMHGDPHVANDGRAGRGFPLKPGLVIAIEPWLMESTDEIYTDPDGWTLRSADGSRTVHVEHTVAITADGPLVLTARS from the coding sequence CGGTCCTCGAAGCCACCCGCGATGCCGCCCGCCCCGGGGTGAACCTCCTCGAGCTCGACGCCCTCGCGCACGAGATGATCCGCGGGGCCGAAGCGGAGAGCTGCTACATCGACTACCACCCGTCGTTCGGGGCCAGCCCGTTCGGGAAGGTCATCTGCACCTCCGTCAACGACGCCGTCCTCCACGGCCTCCCGCACGACTACGCGCTCCGAGACGGCGATCTCCTCAGCCTCGACTTCGCGGCCAAGGTCGACGGCTGGGTCGCCGACTCCGCGATCAGCCTCGTCGTCGGCGGTCGGGCGAGCGCGCAGGATGCCCGACTCATCGCCACCTGCGAGCAGGCTCTCGCCCGGGGCATCGCCGCCGCGCAGCCCGGCGGGCGCATCGGCGACATCTCCGCCGCGATCGGGGCGGTGGCGCACGAGGCCGGCTACTCGGTCAACCTGCAGTTCGGCGGGCACGGGGTCGGCACGGAGATGCACGGCGATCCGCACGTGGCGAACGACGGTCGCGCGGGACGCGGGTTCCCCCTCAAACCGGGTCTCGTCATCGCGATCGAACCGTGGCTGATGGAGTCCACCGACGAGATCTACACCGATCCCGACGGCTGGACCCTGCGGAGCGCGGACGGATCGAGGACGGTCCACGTCGAGCACACGGTCGCGATCACCGCGGACGGACCGCTCGTCCTGACCGCGCGGTCGTAG